The following are from one region of the Chloracidobacterium sp. genome:
- a CDS encoding matrixin family metalloprotease produces the protein MRNLFRNLFVIILAAAMPWQAVGSTDSFDHAKTALRLQWPRNPIRIAISDSLTRDNLNIKVGSDIDGAIGRSIAAWESVGNIRFERASSPRSNVSPAGASGDGVSLVTIAPTAENVLFFGNQLLDVPAATRIFFDRNGVITEADIVLSPFHQFSTDGTFGTFDLETVLVHELGHLLGLEHSMISGTAMHENVPKNGLYSMASFAGRSLADLDRALLLETYGPMAGEELCCGELEVRATTARSRLQPTGSIWLEEAETGRIFAARNADSSGYANFGGLAEGSYKAFWRDAQIAKPQIGDQFLGDVSIDNDERAILRRSLKRSDTAAQLQFVGLNGQLSKVAVGLNPGRTVTLYLGGRNLDPRAIIVGATSPFFNVVKESLRALDYGDRLSVVSFELESTADTLPGTYSIYVEDRSGARSYFPGAIVVLPASNPLQK, from the coding sequence ATGAGGAACTTGTTTCGAAATCTCTTCGTGATCATTTTGGCTGCAGCGATGCCGTGGCAGGCCGTTGGTTCGACCGATTCTTTCGATCACGCAAAAACGGCTTTGCGTCTTCAGTGGCCGCGAAATCCTATCCGAATTGCCATCTCAGACTCGTTAACGCGAGATAATCTCAACATAAAGGTCGGGAGCGACATTGATGGTGCGATCGGCCGAAGCATTGCCGCTTGGGAATCTGTTGGGAACATACGTTTTGAACGCGCTTCATCGCCACGCTCGAACGTCAGCCCGGCCGGAGCTTCGGGCGATGGTGTCAGCCTTGTAACGATCGCTCCGACGGCTGAGAACGTGCTCTTCTTTGGCAACCAGCTTTTGGACGTGCCTGCAGCTACCCGGATCTTTTTCGATCGCAATGGCGTTATCACAGAGGCAGACATCGTTCTCAGTCCTTTTCATCAATTCTCGACCGACGGAACATTTGGTACTTTTGATCTCGAAACGGTGCTGGTCCATGAACTGGGTCACTTGCTGGGTCTCGAGCATTCAATGATCTCTGGGACGGCGATGCACGAAAACGTCCCTAAGAATGGTCTTTACTCGATGGCGAGTTTCGCGGGACGATCGCTGGCAGATCTGGATCGGGCATTGCTCCTTGAAACGTACGGTCCGATGGCCGGCGAGGAACTCTGTTGCGGAGAACTCGAGGTCCGAGCTACAACGGCGCGAAGCCGACTACAACCGACCGGCAGCATCTGGCTGGAAGAGGCCGAGACAGGTCGTATTTTTGCCGCAAGAAATGCCGACTCGTCGGGCTATGCAAATTTCGGAGGCTTGGCGGAGGGCAGCTACAAAGCGTTTTGGCGCGACGCGCAGATCGCAAAGCCGCAGATCGGCGATCAATTCCTAGGTGATGTCTCGATCGACAACGATGAGCGAGCGATCCTGCGACGATCGCTCAAACGGTCTGACACTGCCGCGCAGTTGCAGTTCGTCGGTTTGAATGGGCAATTGTCAAAGGTTGCCGTTGGTCTCAATCCTGGTCGAACGGTCACGCTTTACCTCGGCGGCCGTAATCTGGATCCGAGGGCGATCATTGTTGGAGCCACGTCGCCGTTCTTCAATGTTGTGAAGGAGTCGCTTCGGGCACTCGATTACGGTGACCGCCTGTCCGTCGTTAGTTTCGAACTCGAATCGACTGCTGATACTCTGCCCGGAACATATTCGATATACGTCGAAGACCGCAGCGGCGCCCGCTCATATTTCCCGGGTGCGATCGTCGTTTTGCCCGCCTCAAATCCTCTTCAAAAGTAG
- a CDS encoding SLBB domain-containing protein: protein MKQALLTILFVTFAGYPIDVRTQSIKAAGQDRIHFGDVIDVDVVGSFEFDWRGRVNPEGFLDGFDKVDRQIFVLCRTESEVATEIAAQYSRILRDPKVIVQIVDKTDRPVAYVGGAVKTPQRFRIQRRVTITELIVLAGGITDTASGEINIFRPPDLSCEDDAVRAASSSGNRSKSNEPRNTIIKIADLLSGSPSSNVSILGGDIVTVTQAMPIYVIGGVNNPLSLSARAGITLSRAIAAAGGISKEGDANEVTVFRREAGTSLVLNFSLAEIEAKKTDDIALKPYDVVDVSQKGRPKRRFPPVIENAAAFGSADPKLPLRIID from the coding sequence TTGAAACAAGCCTTGCTTACCATTCTTTTTGTAACCTTCGCCGGATATCCGATCGATGTACGAACTCAGTCCATAAAGGCCGCAGGACAGGATCGGATCCACTTTGGCGATGTGATCGACGTCGATGTGGTAGGGAGCTTCGAATTTGACTGGCGGGGCCGGGTGAATCCCGAAGGTTTTCTTGACGGGTTTGACAAAGTTGATAGGCAAATATTCGTGCTTTGCCGGACAGAGAGCGAGGTCGCAACTGAGATCGCGGCGCAATACTCGCGAATTCTCCGGGATCCGAAGGTCATCGTTCAGATCGTAGATAAAACCGACCGTCCGGTCGCTTATGTCGGAGGCGCGGTCAAGACTCCCCAGCGATTCCGAATACAGCGACGTGTGACGATCACCGAGTTGATAGTTCTTGCAGGTGGGATCACCGACACTGCGAGCGGCGAGATAAATATATTTCGTCCGCCGGATCTAAGCTGTGAGGACGACGCCGTTCGCGCCGCAAGTTCGTCGGGGAATCGATCGAAAAGCAACGAACCGAGAAACACCATCATCAAAATTGCCGATCTACTTAGCGGTTCACCGTCGTCCAACGTCTCGATACTTGGCGGCGACATTGTTACGGTCACGCAAGCAATGCCGATCTATGTGATCGGAGGCGTCAACAACCCTCTCTCGCTTTCAGCAAGGGCCGGAATCACGCTTTCTCGGGCGATAGCCGCCGCCGGCGGTATCTCTAAAGAGGGTGATGCGAACGAGGTTACGGTTTTTCGGCGCGAGGCGGGAACCTCTTTGGTGCTTAATTTCAGCTTAGCGGAGATCGAGGCAAAAAAGACCGATGACATCGCGCTAAAACCATATGACGTTGTGGATGTTAGCCAAAAGGGTAGACCAAAACGCCGGTTCCCGCCTGTGATCGAGAATGCGGCGGCATTTGGGTCGGCTGACCCTAAGCTGCCGTTGCGGATCATAGATTGA